From the genome of Thermogutta terrifontis, one region includes:
- a CDS encoding FG-GAP repeat domain-containing protein, whose product MNQIRILMMGWLVAVCPCSLAHSGEMRFRHHFIDRQLPGDSWGQTAMADLDRDGRLDFITGKSRGTILWYRQIALTQWERHALGEDSPSDVGGAVLDVDKDGWTDFVTGGAWYRNPHRPAEQPFERIIFDPQLSSVHDVVIADINGDGRADVLTMSDRNNVRWYEIPDNPTQPWVRHDLGPSVHAGLAVGDIDGDGDLDVVRSNIWFENADGKGLRWIPHENIPFGNPNKPFPLATRCVVLDVDRDGDHDLVMTENEIRGGRIGWIENTDGRGGAWVVHAFPAGDAAVRGAYHSLAVADFDLDGDPDVFSCEMEGIPGDRPPRWFIWENVDGKGRQWKEHVILDANLGGHEAVAADIDGDGDWDIISKLWRPRKDNANQGGNHVDLLENLAR is encoded by the coding sequence ATGAACCAAATCCGTATCCTGATGATGGGATGGCTGGTCGCGGTTTGTCCTTGCTCGCTTGCCCACTCCGGCGAGATGCGCTTCCGCCACCATTTCATCGACCGCCAGTTACCCGGTGATTCCTGGGGACAAACAGCCATGGCCGACCTCGACCGGGACGGCCGACTCGATTTCATCACGGGCAAAAGCCGGGGCACCATCCTGTGGTATCGACAGATCGCGCTGACCCAATGGGAACGTCACGCACTCGGGGAAGATTCTCCCTCCGATGTCGGCGGCGCGGTGCTGGATGTGGATAAGGATGGTTGGACCGACTTTGTGACGGGCGGAGCGTGGTACCGAAATCCGCACCGGCCTGCCGAACAGCCTTTCGAACGCATTATCTTCGATCCTCAGTTGTCCAGTGTCCACGATGTGGTCATCGCTGACATCAACGGTGATGGTCGCGCCGACGTGCTGACCATGTCGGACCGCAATAATGTCCGCTGGTACGAAATTCCCGACAACCCCACACAGCCCTGGGTCCGCCATGATCTCGGCCCCTCCGTCCACGCGGGCTTGGCCGTGGGCGACATCGACGGGGATGGCGATCTCGACGTGGTGCGGTCGAATATTTGGTTTGAGAATGCCGATGGCAAGGGACTCCGCTGGATCCCACACGAGAATATTCCCTTCGGAAATCCCAACAAGCCGTTTCCGCTGGCCACCCGTTGCGTGGTCCTGGACGTGGATCGCGATGGAGATCACGACCTGGTGATGACTGAAAATGAAATCCGGGGCGGTCGAATAGGCTGGATCGAGAACACCGATGGCCGCGGCGGTGCCTGGGTGGTTCACGCTTTTCCGGCTGGTGATGCGGCGGTCCGCGGGGCCTATCACTCACTGGCGGTGGCAGATTTCGATTTGGACGGCGATCCCGACGTCTTCAGTTGCGAGATGGAGGGAATTCCCGGCGATCGCCCGCCGCGCTGGTTCATTTGGGAAAATGTTGACGGAAAGGGAAGGCAGTGGAAGGAACACGTCATTCTCGATGCCAACCTGGGCGGTCATGAAGCTGTGGCAGCCGACATTGACGGCGACGGCGACTGGGACATCATCTCCAAGCTCTGGCGTCCGCGGAAAGACAACGCCAACCAGGGCGGCAACCACGTCGATTTGCTGGAAAACCTTGCCCGGTAG
- the dprA gene encoding DNA-processing protein DprA has translation MDDAYHARLVAHLRLSLIEGVGPRLYQLLINRFGSPEEVFSASENALLETPGVGRRLAARLRNPPAVAETEELIETCFKAGIDILWPEHIRYPRLLKEIPDPPLALFARGELKSEDELAVAIVGTRHASTYGLAMAERLAAGLARAGVTIISGLARGIDAAAHRGALMAGGRTIAVLGSGVARIYPPEHAALAEEILQHGALLSEAPPHAPPHGGMFPQRNRIISGMALGVVIVEAGESSGALITARHAVEQNREVFAVPGRADAPNSRGCNRLLRDGAKWVESPEDVLEELGPLARPVARSDGTTIRQPAELKLTPLEQQVLQTIRSDPTPIDEVIAMTGLAASQVLAIISVLEMRKLIRRLGTNVQRLW, from the coding sequence ATGGATGATGCCTATCATGCCCGACTGGTGGCCCACCTGAGACTCAGCCTGATCGAGGGTGTCGGTCCCCGGCTGTATCAATTGCTCATCAATCGCTTTGGCTCGCCGGAAGAGGTCTTCTCCGCGAGCGAAAACGCCCTTCTGGAAACTCCGGGGGTGGGACGCCGTCTGGCTGCCAGGCTCCGCAATCCTCCAGCCGTTGCGGAAACGGAAGAGCTCATCGAAACCTGCTTTAAAGCAGGAATCGACATTCTCTGGCCGGAACACATCCGTTATCCGCGATTACTTAAGGAGATTCCAGACCCTCCCCTGGCTCTCTTTGCCCGTGGCGAACTGAAGTCCGAAGACGAGCTGGCCGTGGCCATCGTGGGAACACGCCACGCTTCCACCTACGGTCTGGCCATGGCAGAGCGGTTGGCCGCGGGTTTGGCCCGGGCGGGTGTCACGATCATCAGTGGCCTGGCGCGAGGCATCGATGCCGCCGCCCATCGAGGCGCTCTGATGGCAGGCGGGCGTACCATCGCCGTCCTGGGAAGTGGAGTGGCACGCATTTACCCGCCGGAGCACGCAGCCCTCGCGGAAGAAATCTTGCAGCACGGGGCCTTGCTTAGCGAAGCCCCTCCTCACGCGCCGCCTCACGGCGGGATGTTCCCCCAGCGCAACAGGATCATCAGTGGCATGGCATTGGGCGTGGTCATTGTGGAAGCCGGCGAATCCAGCGGCGCGCTGATCACGGCGCGTCACGCGGTAGAGCAGAACCGCGAGGTCTTCGCCGTTCCCGGTCGCGCCGACGCGCCGAATTCCCGGGGATGCAACCGGCTTCTGCGAGATGGTGCAAAATGGGTGGAATCCCCGGAGGACGTCCTGGAAGAACTGGGACCGCTGGCGCGGCCCGTGGCTCGCTCTGATGGCACCACCATCCGTCAGCCTGCCGAACTCAAGCTCACTCCGCTGGAGCAGCAGGTCCTCCAGACTATCCGCAGCGATCCCACCCCCATCGATGAAGTGATCGCAATGACCGGTCTGGCGGCCTCGCAGGTGCTGGCCATCATCAGCGTATTGGAAATGAGAAAGCTCATCCGCCGACTGGGAACCAACGTCCAGCGTTTGTGGTGA
- a CDS encoding DEAD/DEAH box helicase has translation MLFRILWRRRKESERPHTAVANGEKSPNSMAPFTLHTDSPLAMPAAESSPLDTYQPFTLSFRIDPYVTGWNRGLERGLPVETQTWELAGPAFRVLSLNPGVNKIEIKSFFFLSHDDAPSPEGLLPNGSEPSGQRVTGADDPVGAPFSGKQCVTGHGIRPQCGVKCDAAVLLERLAAGAGHRICPPEDVIKLEDRLQYLLQPPLEFILAERQLEFPHPPFPYQLEGVAFLFPRHAAILADEMGLGKTMQAITAIRLLLRCGEVRRVLLICPKPLVSNWRREFELWAPEIPVMVIEGEPQRRRWQWELTTVPVKIANYELLPRDQEFFTAKDETGEPRVSFDLVVLDESQRIKNRAGATSQAVRAISRKRSWALTGTPVENSTDDLVGIFEFLSPGFLTPDMKPHRLGTTIADFVLRRTKDEVLTDLPPKLFRDAEIELTPEQWKTYEMAEKEGVLRLSELGAEITIQHVFELVIRLKQICNFDPVTGASAKMERLEADLEEIADSGRKAIIFSQWVGTLEEIGRRLPQYRPLYFHGRIPPRQREEVIRRFREDPQHRILLMSYGAGSVGLNLQFVNYVFLFDRWWNPAVEDQAINRAHRIGAAGPVIVTRFLAVDTIEQRINTILEQKRALFETIFSATTPKKLALTQEEIFSLFNLHIPGTAEAA, from the coding sequence ATGCTCTTCCGCATTCTCTGGCGACGCCGAAAGGAGTCCGAACGTCCACACACTGCGGTGGCCAACGGAGAGAAGTCCCCAAATTCGATGGCGCCATTCACGCTTCACACAGATAGCCCTTTGGCGATGCCGGCTGCAGAATCCTCACCTTTGGACACATACCAACCATTCACACTGAGCTTCCGGATCGATCCGTATGTGACCGGCTGGAATCGCGGACTGGAACGCGGGCTGCCCGTGGAAACGCAAACATGGGAACTGGCCGGCCCAGCTTTCCGAGTTCTCTCCCTCAATCCAGGGGTTAACAAAATCGAGATCAAAAGCTTTTTCTTTCTTTCTCACGACGATGCTCCAAGCCCAGAAGGTCTGCTGCCAAATGGAAGCGAGCCATCCGGCCAAAGAGTAACCGGCGCAGACGACCCGGTGGGTGCCCCCTTCTCTGGGAAGCAGTGCGTGACGGGTCATGGCATTCGGCCGCAATGTGGTGTCAAATGTGATGCGGCGGTCCTTCTTGAGCGATTGGCGGCCGGTGCCGGACACCGCATCTGCCCGCCTGAAGATGTCATCAAGCTGGAAGACAGACTCCAGTATTTACTGCAGCCACCCCTGGAGTTCATTCTTGCGGAACGCCAGCTTGAATTTCCCCACCCGCCGTTCCCCTACCAGTTGGAAGGAGTCGCGTTTTTATTTCCCCGTCATGCGGCCATTTTGGCGGATGAGATGGGCCTGGGTAAAACAATGCAGGCCATCACGGCCATCCGCTTACTGCTTCGGTGTGGCGAAGTGCGGCGGGTATTGCTGATCTGTCCGAAACCTCTTGTGAGCAACTGGCGTCGGGAGTTCGAGCTTTGGGCTCCTGAAATACCAGTCATGGTGATTGAAGGTGAACCGCAGCGTCGCCGCTGGCAGTGGGAGTTGACCACCGTCCCGGTGAAGATCGCCAATTACGAACTGTTACCTCGTGATCAGGAATTCTTCACGGCAAAGGATGAAACCGGCGAGCCAAGGGTGAGCTTTGACCTGGTGGTCCTCGACGAGTCCCAACGGATTAAGAATCGTGCCGGAGCCACCAGCCAGGCAGTTCGCGCCATCTCCCGCAAACGGAGTTGGGCCCTGACGGGCACCCCAGTGGAAAACAGCACCGACGATTTGGTGGGGATTTTCGAATTTCTTTCCCCCGGATTTCTCACTCCGGATATGAAACCCCATCGCCTGGGGACAACCATCGCCGATTTCGTACTACGGCGAACAAAGGACGAGGTGCTGACGGACCTGCCGCCCAAGCTGTTCCGCGATGCCGAGATCGAACTGACTCCCGAGCAGTGGAAAACCTACGAGATGGCGGAAAAGGAAGGCGTCCTGCGGCTGTCCGAACTGGGTGCGGAAATCACCATTCAGCACGTCTTCGAGCTTGTCATCCGCCTGAAGCAAATCTGCAATTTCGATCCCGTCACCGGTGCAAGCGCGAAGATGGAGCGACTCGAAGCTGACCTGGAAGAAATCGCCGACAGCGGCCGAAAGGCCATCATCTTCAGCCAGTGGGTGGGGACGCTGGAAGAAATTGGACGACGCCTGCCCCAGTATCGGCCCCTTTATTTCCATGGTCGCATTCCTCCGCGCCAGCGGGAGGAAGTCATCCGCCGCTTTCGCGAGGATCCTCAGCACCGAATTCTCTTGATGAGTTACGGAGCCGGGAGCGTGGGACTCAATTTGCAGTTCGTCAACTACGTGTTCCTATTCGATCGCTGGTGGAACCCCGCGGTTGAGGACCAGGCGATCAATCGGGCGCACCGTATCGGGGCAGCAGGGCCAGTTATTGTGACCAGATTTTTGGCTGTGGACACCATCGAACAGCGGATCAATACCATCCTTGAACAAAAACGGGCGCTGTTTGAAACCATTTTTTCCGCCACCACGCCCAAAAAACTGGCGCTCACCCAGGAAGAGATTTTCTCGCTCTTCAACTTGCACATTCCAGGGACGGCGGAAGCAGCCTGA
- a CDS encoding glycosyltransferase, whose protein sequence is MSKPELAVVVTTFERPWHLRRVLLSLAVQKDPPPFEIVVADDGSQDETPRIVEQFRQETGLTVKFVTHPHDGFCPARARNEGFAASAAPYVLFLDGDCVVPPDHLAVHMRARHPGRAMTTDCLRLDQQVTQAFTEQAVQSGVFTQWAPRREISRLRRAHLKAVLYHVLRHPTKPRVLSGNLALWREDFERINGFDENYRGWGCEDDDLGLRLHRVGVRVVSLRNRTWTYHLWHPRVATAPDKIRHGVNIEYFHRAGRLTRCRNGLAKRDILDLDIVVNGQPDECERLPGALKNVLLTLIGRERSPTHPRPEVEIVVYGVQKRFHSRAECRVLIVAPRANPPATLIQNADVICLTDHPPPMISPLKRGARVITAQDAGTLWQVIG, encoded by the coding sequence ATGAGTAAACCTGAACTGGCCGTGGTCGTAACGACGTTCGAGCGACCGTGGCATCTTCGTCGGGTACTTTTATCTCTGGCGGTTCAAAAGGACCCGCCACCGTTCGAAATCGTGGTGGCCGACGATGGCTCCCAGGACGAAACGCCCCGAATTGTGGAGCAATTTCGCCAGGAAACCGGGCTGACCGTCAAGTTTGTGACTCATCCCCATGACGGATTCTGTCCCGCCAGGGCCAGAAATGAAGGATTCGCGGCATCGGCGGCACCGTACGTGCTGTTTCTGGATGGCGATTGCGTCGTTCCACCGGATCATTTGGCGGTGCACATGCGAGCGCGTCACCCTGGCCGGGCGATGACCACGGACTGCCTCCGCCTGGATCAACAGGTGACGCAGGCGTTTACGGAGCAGGCCGTCCAATCCGGGGTCTTCACCCAGTGGGCACCAAGGCGAGAGATCTCGCGGCTGCGCAGGGCGCACCTGAAGGCGGTTTTATATCACGTCCTCCGCCACCCGACCAAGCCGAGGGTTCTCAGCGGAAATCTTGCCCTCTGGCGAGAGGATTTTGAGCGAATTAATGGGTTTGACGAGAATTACCGTGGTTGGGGTTGCGAAGATGATGATTTGGGCCTTCGACTTCACAGGGTAGGGGTGCGCGTTGTTTCCCTGAGAAATCGCACCTGGACGTATCATCTCTGGCATCCCCGAGTGGCAACCGCCCCCGACAAAATCCGTCACGGGGTGAATATCGAGTATTTTCATCGAGCAGGTCGGCTGACACGATGTCGCAATGGCCTGGCTAAACGAGATATTCTTGACCTGGATATCGTCGTCAACGGGCAACCCGATGAGTGTGAGCGACTTCCTGGGGCATTGAAAAATGTATTGCTGACCCTGATCGGGCGAGAACGAAGTCCCACACACCCCAGACCGGAGGTTGAAATCGTGGTGTACGGGGTGCAGAAGAGGTTTCACTCGCGGGCAGAATGCCGGGTACTTATCGTGGCACCTCGAGCCAATCCGCCAGCAACTCTTATTCAAAACGCCGACGTCATCTGTTTGACGGACCATCCCCCGCCGATGATATCGCCACTCAAGCGCGGGGCGCGGGTCATCACGGCGCAGGATGCTGGCACGCTATGGCAAGTCATTGGGTGA
- a CDS encoding prepilin-type N-terminal cleavage/methylation domain-containing protein yields MVVIAIVAILVSLLLPATQMAREAARSAQCRSHLRQIGIAVHHYANLHDGVMPFHVGEGDLTDPSQSAVEALLPFCENNRAIFACPGDVGTREDSTPFSKSLGTSYKLEGRAFSQRFLPERIVMEYDKKTGTWKPKKKESKPWFVRRLEDHIQGYDTKKAAEGKELKPEDRVQSHQIQLARDLFEPWKAGEIKSFPLRGVFTVQPFHAGHMNVLFVDGHVVTVGSKTEWELLRGKDPNAKDDD; encoded by the coding sequence TTGGTTGTTATTGCGATCGTGGCCATCCTGGTGAGTCTGCTCCTTCCGGCAACCCAGATGGCTCGCGAAGCTGCACGCAGCGCCCAATGTCGCAGTCACCTCCGTCAAATTGGCATTGCCGTCCACCATTATGCCAACCTCCACGACGGGGTGATGCCATTCCACGTTGGCGAAGGGGACCTCACGGATCCGAGCCAGTCGGCCGTTGAAGCACTGCTCCCGTTCTGTGAAAACAATCGAGCGATTTTCGCCTGCCCTGGCGATGTGGGTACCAGGGAAGATTCCACCCCGTTCTCGAAGTCACTGGGCACAAGTTACAAGCTGGAAGGCCGCGCGTTCAGCCAGCGGTTCCTCCCCGAGCGGATCGTGATGGAATACGACAAAAAGACCGGCACCTGGAAACCCAAGAAGAAAGAGTCCAAGCCGTGGTTTGTTCGCCGTTTGGAGGACCACATTCAGGGTTATGACACCAAGAAGGCGGCCGAGGGTAAGGAACTCAAACCGGAGGACCGGGTCCAGTCTCATCAAATCCAACTGGCACGCGATCTCTTTGAACCCTGGAAAGCCGGGGAAATCAAGTCTTTTCCGCTCCGAGGCGTATTTACCGTCCAGCCGTTTCACGCAGGACACATGAACGTGCTCTTCGTGGACGGACATGTGGTCACGGTGGGCAGCAAAACTGAGTGGGAACTGCTTCGCGGAAAAGATCCTAACGCCAAGGACGACGACTGA
- a CDS encoding PepSY-associated TM helix domain-containing protein, whose amino-acid sequence MFPFIRTLSRPLRQFHRWIGLALMVPLLAVAITGVLLVHPKWYEAPKMEDLPPTPPPTQATARVIVTALDHADRLNGFRIKQIDVRFHPTLGWFVAVKGVESSPPRERQYVHPIAAESFQTPGKSAQRAVLSEPPPKPGLKKFFKDLHTGEIFGKEWAWIWADLVGVSLAFLACSGLIIYLPVFWAKRKRKPTFVSPREVQPTNSSRSNEQRENVPCAP is encoded by the coding sequence ATGTTTCCCTTCATTCGCACACTTTCACGACCGCTCCGCCAGTTTCATCGGTGGATTGGACTAGCCCTGATGGTCCCTCTGTTGGCTGTGGCCATCACCGGAGTTCTTCTAGTCCATCCGAAATGGTACGAAGCGCCTAAGATGGAAGACCTCCCACCGACGCCACCTCCGACCCAAGCAACGGCTCGAGTGATTGTGACCGCCCTCGATCATGCGGACCGGCTGAACGGTTTCCGAATCAAGCAGATCGACGTCCGCTTTCATCCGACCTTGGGCTGGTTCGTGGCTGTCAAGGGCGTGGAAAGCTCTCCGCCTCGGGAGCGCCAATACGTCCATCCGATTGCTGCTGAGTCGTTCCAGACACCCGGCAAGTCTGCGCAGCGAGCGGTGCTCTCGGAACCTCCTCCCAAACCGGGCTTGAAAAAATTCTTCAAAGACCTGCACACAGGTGAAATTTTCGGCAAGGAGTGGGCGTGGATCTGGGCGGACCTTGTGGGTGTTTCTTTAGCGTTCCTTGCTTGTTCCGGGCTGATCATTTACCTACCGGTCTTCTGGGCCAAGCGCAAGCGGAAGCCCACATTCGTGTCACCCCGCGAGGTCCAGCCAACCAATTCCAGCAGGTCGAATGAACAACGGGAAAACGTGCCATGCGCGCCTTAG
- a CDS encoding DJ-1/PfpI family protein codes for MKILMLVGDYVEDYEVMVPFQALQMVGLTVHAVCPGKAAGEQVRTAVHDFDGAQTYCELRGHNFTLNADFDKVRPEEYDALCIPGGRAPEYLRLNKRVIEIIRHFAEAGKPIAAICHGPQLLTAAGVLKGKICTCYPAVAPDIVNAGATYVQVDLDQAYVDGNLVTAPAWPAHPVWLARFLDVLGVRIELPKR; via the coding sequence ATGAAAATCCTGATGCTGGTTGGTGACTATGTGGAAGATTATGAGGTCATGGTGCCGTTTCAGGCGCTCCAGATGGTGGGGCTGACGGTGCACGCCGTCTGTCCCGGTAAGGCGGCGGGGGAGCAGGTCCGTACTGCCGTGCACGACTTCGACGGTGCCCAGACCTATTGCGAACTCCGGGGCCATAATTTCACGCTCAACGCGGATTTCGATAAAGTCCGGCCGGAAGAGTACGACGCCCTCTGCATCCCCGGCGGCCGTGCCCCGGAATACCTCCGTTTGAACAAGCGCGTCATCGAAATCATCCGCCATTTTGCCGAGGCAGGCAAACCAATCGCCGCGATTTGTCACGGACCGCAACTCCTCACGGCGGCTGGCGTGCTGAAGGGCAAAATCTGCACCTGCTACCCGGCCGTTGCCCCGGATATCGTCAATGCCGGAGCCACATATGTGCAGGTCGATCTCGACCAGGCCTACGTGGACGGGAACCTCGTGACCGCCCCTGCCTGGCCGGCCCATCCCGTCTGGCTGGCACGATTCCTCGATGTGCTCGGCGTCCGCATCGAACTCCCGAAGCGATGA
- a CDS encoding sugar phosphate isomerase/epimerase family protein encodes MARPVTVFTGQWADLPLETLLQKVKEFGYDGVELACWGDHFEVRKALEDDEYCAKKRELLAKYGMQVYAISNHLVGQAVLDNIDLRHKAILPDYVWGDGDPAGVNQRAADELKDTARAAQKFGVSIVNGFTGSSIWHLLYSFPPVPPDMIEEGYRLLAERFIPILDVFEECGVKFALEVHPTEIAFDLYTAERTLEALKGHPAFGFNFDPSHLIWQGVDPAQFIRYFPDRIFHVHMKDAIVKRDGKGGILGSHLNFGDPRRAWDFRSLGHGSVDFEEIIRALNDIGYQGPLSVEWEDSGMDREFGAKEACEFVRRIDFPPSKVAFDAAFDKAEQTKKG; translated from the coding sequence ATGGCGCGACCAGTCACGGTGTTCACGGGCCAGTGGGCTGATCTTCCCCTGGAAACTCTTCTCCAGAAGGTCAAGGAGTTTGGGTACGACGGCGTGGAACTAGCATGTTGGGGTGATCATTTTGAAGTCCGCAAGGCACTCGAGGACGACGAGTACTGCGCCAAAAAACGCGAGTTGCTGGCCAAGTACGGCATGCAGGTTTACGCGATCAGCAATCACCTTGTGGGGCAGGCCGTTCTGGACAATATCGATCTGCGGCACAAAGCCATTCTGCCCGACTATGTCTGGGGAGATGGTGATCCCGCCGGGGTCAATCAGCGCGCTGCCGACGAATTGAAGGACACCGCTCGGGCAGCGCAAAAGTTCGGCGTGAGCATCGTGAATGGCTTCACGGGTTCCAGCATCTGGCATCTTCTGTATTCGTTCCCGCCTGTCCCGCCGGACATGATTGAGGAAGGGTATCGGCTGCTTGCGGAGCGGTTCATTCCCATTCTGGATGTTTTCGAGGAGTGCGGCGTCAAATTCGCGCTGGAAGTTCATCCCACCGAAATTGCGTTTGACCTGTACACCGCGGAGCGAACGCTGGAGGCCCTCAAGGGACATCCCGCGTTCGGTTTCAATTTTGACCCCAGCCACCTCATCTGGCAGGGCGTGGATCCGGCACAGTTCATTCGCTACTTCCCCGACCGGATCTTCCATGTCCACATGAAAGACGCGATCGTCAAGCGTGACGGAAAAGGCGGTATTTTGGGAAGTCACCTCAATTTTGGCGACCCGCGTCGGGCCTGGGATTTCCGCTCGCTGGGACATGGAAGCGTGGACTTTGAAGAGATTATTCGGGCTCTCAACGATATCGGTTATCAGGGGCCGCTGTCAGTGGAGTGGGAAGACAGCGGTATGGATCGAGAATTCGGTGCGAAGGAGGCCTGTGAGTTCGTCCGCCGGATCGACTTCCCGCCGAGCAAGGTGGCCTTCGACGCCGCCTTTGACAAGGCCGAGCAGACCAAAAAGGGCTGA
- a CDS encoding histidine phosphatase family protein — MSDGSSGESDASGNGIAIDTVSGPCRFFSPKAVYFREDDKENGKNVFAMILYCIRHGESTYNAEGRVQGQSDVPLSDLGRRQGQAVAEALAEVGLEVIFSSPLRRAYETAEIVARRTGAPIRTDPRLKEINAGIFQDRLRSELLAQFPEDYRRWTSGDPDFVIPGGESRRQLAERGVAAFRDIIASGYERVAVVSHGRLLVVTLKSLLDSSDASRLPAALQNASITTVEVDPTNGRMRLITADDVRHLEGVGLSGSGDL, encoded by the coding sequence TTGTCCGACGGGTCCTCGGGTGAGTCGGATGCGTCAGGAAACGGTATCGCGATCGACACGGTTTCTGGACCGTGTCGATTTTTTTCGCCGAAGGCAGTCTATTTCAGGGAAGACGACAAAGAGAACGGTAAAAACGTGTTCGCGATGATTCTCTACTGTATTCGACACGGAGAAAGCACCTACAACGCGGAAGGTCGCGTCCAGGGACAGTCTGATGTACCGCTCTCTGATCTAGGGCGACGACAGGGCCAAGCCGTGGCCGAAGCACTGGCGGAAGTGGGGTTGGAAGTCATTTTCAGCAGTCCCCTTCGCCGTGCTTATGAGACAGCGGAGATTGTGGCCCGGCGAACAGGCGCTCCGATTCGCACCGATCCCCGTCTGAAAGAGATCAACGCCGGTATTTTCCAGGACCGGCTACGCAGCGAACTGCTCGCACAGTTCCCTGAAGACTACCGTCGCTGGACTTCCGGTGATCCGGACTTCGTGATCCCCGGCGGTGAATCGCGCCGCCAGCTTGCCGAACGGGGCGTTGCTGCCTTCCGCGATATCATCGCTTCGGGCTACGAGCGCGTGGCGGTGGTATCCCACGGGAGGTTGCTGGTGGTCACGTTAAAATCTCTCCTGGACTCTTCGGATGCGTCCAGGCTTCCAGCGGCACTTCAGAACGCGTCCATCACGACGGTGGAGGTGGACCCAACCAACGGCCGAATGCGGCTGATTACCGCCGACGATGTACGTCATCTGGAAGGTGTAGGACTGAGTGGAAGCGGCGACCTGTAA
- a CDS encoding arylsulfatase, with protein sequence MKSRVALAVVAWIMAGALSASWAETPTSDQLPNVIFILADDLGYGDLGCYGQQIIQTPELDRMAAEGMRFTQFYAGSTVCAPSRCVLMVGQHTGHCSVRGNAPANQRANQSLREEDITITQILKGRGYQTALIGKWGLGEGEEPGHPLRKGFDYFFGYLNQGHAHNYYPEFLWRNWGKVMLRNEVVAVKADYGAEFTPGYATKKVDYSHDLFTEDALRWVEEHKEKPFFLYLAYTIPHANNEATRATGNGAEVPDFGIYADRDWPDQDKGQAAMITRMDRDVGRLLRKLRELGIAERTLVMFSSDNGPHNEAGHNVQRFRPSGPLRGMKRDLYEGGIRVPFIAWWPGKISAGTVSDHVAYFGDLMATLCELIGADLPPDRDSISFLPTLLGKPSEQKQHKYLYWEFYERGSAQAVRFGNWKAIRKPMLTGEIELYNLTDDLGETKNIAAEHPDIVEKARQLMDEAHRPDPRWQVPAAKRVPPRNASTP encoded by the coding sequence ATGAAATCGCGAGTTGCTTTGGCCGTCGTTGCGTGGATCATGGCCGGCGCACTGAGTGCGAGTTGGGCCGAAACTCCCACATCCGACCAGTTGCCGAATGTCATTTTCATACTGGCCGACGACCTCGGATACGGCGATCTGGGATGCTACGGTCAACAGATCATCCAGACGCCGGAGCTGGATCGCATGGCTGCTGAGGGAATGCGTTTCACACAGTTTTATGCCGGCTCGACAGTCTGTGCCCCGTCGCGCTGTGTCCTGATGGTGGGCCAGCATACGGGACACTGTTCCGTTCGGGGAAATGCACCTGCCAACCAGCGGGCCAATCAGTCCCTCCGCGAGGAGGACATCACGATTACCCAGATCCTCAAAGGCCGGGGATACCAGACGGCACTCATCGGCAAGTGGGGACTGGGCGAAGGCGAGGAGCCGGGGCATCCCCTGCGCAAAGGCTTTGATTACTTTTTTGGCTATCTCAACCAGGGACACGCACACAACTACTACCCTGAGTTTTTGTGGAGAAACTGGGGTAAGGTCATGCTGCGCAACGAGGTTGTCGCCGTGAAAGCCGATTACGGCGCCGAGTTCACCCCCGGCTATGCGACCAAAAAAGTGGATTATTCACACGATCTCTTCACCGAGGATGCGTTGCGCTGGGTTGAGGAACACAAAGAAAAACCGTTCTTTCTCTATCTGGCGTACACGATTCCCCACGCTAACAACGAGGCAACGCGGGCAACAGGGAATGGGGCGGAAGTCCCTGACTTCGGCATTTATGCCGATCGTGACTGGCCCGATCAGGACAAGGGACAGGCGGCCATGATCACTCGCATGGACCGTGACGTCGGCCGTCTGTTGCGAAAACTCCGTGAGCTTGGGATTGCCGAGCGGACACTGGTGATGTTCTCGTCGGACAACGGGCCGCACAACGAGGCCGGCCATAACGTGCAGCGGTTCCGGCCGAGTGGTCCCCTGCGGGGGATGAAACGGGACCTGTATGAAGGCGGCATCCGGGTACCGTTCATTGCGTGGTGGCCGGGTAAGATATCTGCCGGAACGGTGTCCGATCACGTCGCGTATTTCGGCGACCTGATGGCCACTCTGTGTGAGCTTATCGGAGCCGACCTGCCGCCCGATCGGGACTCGATAAGCTTCTTACCCACGTTGCTGGGCAAGCCTTCGGAGCAGAAGCAGCATAAGTATCTGTACTGGGAGTTTTACGAAAGAGGCTCCGCCCAGGCGGTGCGCTTTGGAAACTGGAAGGCGATTCGCAAGCCGATGCTGACCGGCGAGATCGAGCTCTACAACCTAACTGACGATTTGGGCGAGACAAAAAACATCGCAGCGGAGCATCCCGATATTGTGGAAAAAGCACGGCAATTAATGGATGAGGCCCACAGGCCGGATCCCCGCTGGCAGGTCCCCGCCGCAAAGCGGGTTCCGCCGCGCAACGCCAGCACCCCTTGA